The sequence CCAGGTGGGCACTGACCGCGAGGGCGAACACCGCCCGCGGCTCGCGCCAGTTGGCGCGCAACGACCGCCCGGCCCATCGCCGGGCCATCCGACGGTCGTGCAGACACGCATAGGCGAACGCGAGCTGGCCGAAGATCCGGGCCGACCCGACCGGATCCGTCGTCAGGTCCGGGTGCCGGGCGAGCATCCACTGCAGCGAGGCGACCTTGGTCTCCCACCGCCGGGAGAAGTAGGAGTCCGCCCAGAGCACGCGGACCAGCGGGACGTCGGCGACCATGATCGGGTGGCGTTTCGCGGCCCGGAGCAGGAGGTCGTAGTCCTCGTTCTGGCTGCCCGGGATGTCCTCGTCGAGCAGACCGATGCCGTCGACCAGGGAGGCGCGCCTCGCCAGGAACGTCGACGAATGCAGCATCGACATCCGGGACCGGAGCAGATCGCGATAGGTCACCTCACCGGCACCGGCGAGGCGGACACTGTCGTGGTCGCCGAACTGTACGACGATCCCGCAGCTGGCGAACTCGGCGTCCGGATGCCCGTCCAGAGTGGTGATCTGCTCCTCGAGCTTTCCCGGCAGCCAGACGTCG comes from Mycobacteriales bacterium and encodes:
- a CDS encoding glycosyltransferase, whose amino-acid sequence is MTGRSWPAVGVVLPTHDRPELMRKSLRAIVGQDYPGVVETVVVFDRSEPDREIVRDDDRRPVRVMANARAPGLSGARNTGILDLGTDYIAFCDDDDVWLPGKLEEQITTLDGHPDAEFASCGIVVQFGDHDSVRLAGAGEVTYRDLLRSRMSMLHSSTFLARRASLVDGIGLLDEDIPGSQNEDYDLLLRAAKRHPIMVADVPLVRVLWADSYFSRRWETKVASLQWMLARHPDLTTDPVGSARIFGQLAFAYACLHDRRMARRWAGRSLRANWREPRAVFALAVSAHLVSGETILRALHRHGRGV